One Falco peregrinus isolate bFalPer1 chromosome 6, bFalPer1.pri, whole genome shotgun sequence DNA segment encodes these proteins:
- the CSF2RB gene encoding cytokine receptor common subunit beta isoform X1, whose product MNMKEILTLLLNLYLVFSVKAIRESIPMKSLSCYNDYNSQVTCTWMEHSEAHALVGMTLYQRDDIMMENQEMFCKLQAENDVHEAPDSYVHWVCRNTTQILAIGVKNIYSFKPNKMLQAELNVDLFQNVQTLPPQNLSVSLTRSGGFLLTWRAADGIQGLGKALDYEVTYKREWESWEKAASLLLSTTTRCHLSREDLVPGSSYVARVRARPGRGSGFSGQFSEWSTEVSWETPEGGIQPRNLFCLFNGADRLTCSWEVKKVMTTSVLFGLFFRATPASVEEECSPVDEKALPHVPYVVQSCEIPVSNSSGLSQYYVSVRAKTEEKLIESYKNIKVLPPTNVSVTVTENGEYELRWIKHKLRYGFIKQRYEVEYWKSNQYDKAPQKLIISNDEPPFILTLQMLASSTAYRGKMRARVNTPLDYKGPWSEWSEEFTWETENVLPPVVLPVMLPALIITLLIVAYCSYKYFLRKKKMWEEKIPNPSKSLLIQSYLGKVHLGNWPTSSQLDFNKYSFSDKMDQASFLQVVDRQMKTLEESPEGQPKKTDVSPVTLDLQNSYHALNEPEHAPVVCPRQIAGHSFPVSRRNSADASIASQTAIPCFAFNGPYLYSPMMSSQPNMHQILEADPAGDCKKSVSLQYVTLPKEDCPQAPQRQKQPGEGAPQHFLLPQQKEKKLHLEDENEASLAPPACGDSMNMRTEEQKSPKALSCIVSPQQCPLEYITTESLSPPSASDSSHLPLVTAGELPCDLQEPQPSSDHSGCELFPGQTGVVVPDSGQAPIPSPELPLDTFGDYLTVPLGLHGHSKPTKVILPVLEKGNDLPRKQFLPEGNLVVLNPDSTEPVFLCQVGDYCFQSLKSDVKMDVSQDDHQVKKLSEGKTTPGKPVSDDKSINGKEKDVSKMQAIQLFKNLKSDDYFSWQQSLRITEIC is encoded by the exons ATGAACATGAAAGAGATTTTAACCCTTCTGCTGAATCTGTATTTGGTCTTCAGTGTCAAAGCCATTCGAG AGAGTATCCCTATGAAAAGCTTGAGCTGCTACAATGACTACAACTCACAGGTGACCTGCACATGGATGGAGCATTCAGAGGCTCATGCGCTCGTTGGTATGACTCTTTATCAAAGGGATGACATTATGAT GGAAAACCAGGAAATGTTTTGCAAACTCCAGGCAGAAAATGATGTACATGAAGCTCCAGACTCCTATGTGCACTGGGTTTGTCGCAACACCACACAAATTTTGGCAATAGGGGTAAAGAATATTTACAGCTTCAAACCTAACAAGATGCTACAAGCAGAACTAAATGttgatcttttccaaaatg TTCAGACCCTCCCACCTCAAAACCTCTCAGTCAGCTTGACGAGATCAGGAGGCTTCTTGTTGACCTGGAGAGCAGCTGATGGAATCCAAGGGCTGGGAAAGGCACTGGACTATGAAGTCACTTACAAGCGGGAGTGGGAGTCCTGGGAG AAGGCTGCCTCGCTCTTGCTCTCCACCACCACACGTTGCCATCTCAGCCGTGAGGACCTTGTCCCAGGAAGCAGCTATGTTGCCCGTGTGCGAGCCAGACCGGGGCGAGGCAGTGGCTTCTCTGGGCAGTTCAGCGAGTGGAGCACGGAGGTGTCATGGGAGACCCCTGAAG GTGGCATTCAGCCCAGGaaccttttctgcctcttcaaCGGTGCAGATCGTCTGACGTGCAGCTGGGAAGTGAAGAAAGTGATGACCACTTCTGTCCTCTTTGGCTTGTTCTTCAGGGCCACTCCGGCATCAGT agAAGAGGAGTGCTCTCCTGTGGATGAGAAGGCTTTGCCCCACGTCCCCTATGTGGTACAGAGCTGTGAGATCCCTGTTAGCAACTCCAGTGGTCTGAGCCAGTACTATGTGTCTGTTCGGGCCAAGACGGAGGAGAAATTGATTGAAAGCTACAAGAACA TCAAGGTGCTGCCGCCTACAAATGTGTCAGTAACAGTGACGGAGAACGGGGAGTACGAACTGAGGTGGATAAAACACAAGTTGCGATATGGCTTCATAAAACAGAGATACGAAGTTGAGTACTGGAAAAGCAACCAATATGACAAG gCTCCCCAGAAGTTAATTATCAGCAATGATGAACCTCCCTTCATCCTCACCCTGCAGATGCTGGCATCATCTACAGCATATAGGGGGAAAATGCGTGCAAGGGTGAATACGCCTCTGGATTACAAGGGGCCTTGGAGTGAATGGAGTGAGGAGTTCACCTGGGAGACTGAGAATG TTCTTCCACCGGTGGTTCTCCCAGTGATGCTCCCAGCTCTCATCATCACTTTGCTAATAGTTGCTTATTGCAGCTATAAGTATTTCCTCAG gaagaagaaaatgtgggAGGAAAAGATTCCAAACCCCAGCAAGAGTCTCCTGATCCAGAGCTACCTGGGG aaagtaCATTTAGGAAACTGGCCAACAAGCAGCCAGCTGGATTTcaacaaatacagcttttcagaCAAGATGGATCAGGCTAGCTTCCTTCAAGTTGTGGACAG GCAGATGAAGACTTTGGAAGAGTCCCCTGAAGGGCAGCCTAAAAAGACAGATGTTTCTCCTGTCACACTGGACCTACAGAACTCATACCATGCTCTAAATGAGCCAGAGCATGCCCCAGTTGTCTGCCCAAGACAGATTGCTGGTCATTCCTTTCCTGTTTCAAGGAGAAACAGTGCTGATGCAAGTATTGCTTCCCAGACAGCaatcccttgctttgctttcaatGGTCCATACTTGTATAGCCCAATGATGTCCTCCCAGCCCAATATGCATCAGATCCTGGAAGCGGACCCAGCGGGAGACTGTAAGAAATCAGTTTCCCTTCAGTATGTGACCCTCCCAAAGGAAGACTGTCCCCAGGCTCCACAAAGGCAAAAGCAGCCAGGAGAAGGTGCTCCACAGCACTTCCTGCTCccacaacagaaggaaaagaagctgcaCCTTGAGGATGAGAATGAAGCCTCACTGGCCCCACCAGCCTGTGGGGATAGCATGAACATGCgaacagaagagcagaaatcTCCAAAGGCTCTTAGCTGTATCGTGTCTCCTCAGCAGTGTCCCTTGGAGTACATCACCACAGAGAGCCTGTCACCACCATCAGCCAGCGACTCCAGCCATCTGCCACTTGTCACTGCTGGGGAGCTACCTTGTGACTTGCAGGAGCCCCAGCCCTCCAGTGACCACTCTGGCTGTGAGCTTTTTCCTGGGCAAACTGGTGTTGTGGTCCCAGATTCAGGTCAAGCACCCATCCCTTCTCCTGAATTGCCCCTGGATACATTTGGAGACTATCTTACTGTCCCTTTAGGTCTCCAtggacattcaaaacccacaaAGGTTATTTTGCCTGTCTTAGAGAAGGGAAACGATCTTCCTAGGAAGCAGTTTTTGCCAGAGGGTAATTTGGTGGTGTTAAACCCTGACAGCACTGAGCCAGTTTTCCTTTGTCAGGTTGGTGACTATTGTTTCCAGAGCCTAAAATCCGATGTGAAGATGGATGTTAGCCAGGACGACCACCAAGTCAAGAAACTTTCTGAAGGCAAGACAACACCTGGGAAGCCTGTATCTGATGATAAATCCATCAATGGCAAGGAGAAGGATGTATCAAAAATGCAGGCTATTCAGCTATTCAAAAACCTGAAATCAGATGATTACTTTTCCTGGCAGCAATCTTTGAGGATCACAGAAATCTGTTAA
- the CSF2RB gene encoding cytokine receptor common subunit beta isoform X2 — MFCKLQAENDVHEAPDSYVHWVCRNTTQILAIGVKNIYSFKPNKMLQAELNVDLFQNVQTLPPQNLSVSLTRSGGFLLTWRAADGIQGLGKALDYEVTYKREWESWEKAASLLLSTTTRCHLSREDLVPGSSYVARVRARPGRGSGFSGQFSEWSTEVSWETPEGGIQPRNLFCLFNGADRLTCSWEVKKVMTTSVLFGLFFRATPASVEEECSPVDEKALPHVPYVVQSCEIPVSNSSGLSQYYVSVRAKTEEKLIESYKNIKVLPPTNVSVTVTENGEYELRWIKHKLRYGFIKQRYEVEYWKSNQYDKAPQKLIISNDEPPFILTLQMLASSTAYRGKMRARVNTPLDYKGPWSEWSEEFTWETENVLPPVVLPVMLPALIITLLIVAYCSYKYFLRKKKMWEEKIPNPSKSLLIQSYLGKVHLGNWPTSSQLDFNKYSFSDKMDQASFLQVVDRQMKTLEESPEGQPKKTDVSPVTLDLQNSYHALNEPEHAPVVCPRQIAGHSFPVSRRNSADASIASQTAIPCFAFNGPYLYSPMMSSQPNMHQILEADPAGDCKKSVSLQYVTLPKEDCPQAPQRQKQPGEGAPQHFLLPQQKEKKLHLEDENEASLAPPACGDSMNMRTEEQKSPKALSCIVSPQQCPLEYITTESLSPPSASDSSHLPLVTAGELPCDLQEPQPSSDHSGCELFPGQTGVVVPDSGQAPIPSPELPLDTFGDYLTVPLGLHGHSKPTKVILPVLEKGNDLPRKQFLPEGNLVVLNPDSTEPVFLCQVGDYCFQSLKSDVKMDVSQDDHQVKKLSEGKTTPGKPVSDDKSINGKEKDVSKMQAIQLFKNLKSDDYFSWQQSLRITEIC; from the exons ATGTTTTGCAAACTCCAGGCAGAAAATGATGTACATGAAGCTCCAGACTCCTATGTGCACTGGGTTTGTCGCAACACCACACAAATTTTGGCAATAGGGGTAAAGAATATTTACAGCTTCAAACCTAACAAGATGCTACAAGCAGAACTAAATGttgatcttttccaaaatg TTCAGACCCTCCCACCTCAAAACCTCTCAGTCAGCTTGACGAGATCAGGAGGCTTCTTGTTGACCTGGAGAGCAGCTGATGGAATCCAAGGGCTGGGAAAGGCACTGGACTATGAAGTCACTTACAAGCGGGAGTGGGAGTCCTGGGAG AAGGCTGCCTCGCTCTTGCTCTCCACCACCACACGTTGCCATCTCAGCCGTGAGGACCTTGTCCCAGGAAGCAGCTATGTTGCCCGTGTGCGAGCCAGACCGGGGCGAGGCAGTGGCTTCTCTGGGCAGTTCAGCGAGTGGAGCACGGAGGTGTCATGGGAGACCCCTGAAG GTGGCATTCAGCCCAGGaaccttttctgcctcttcaaCGGTGCAGATCGTCTGACGTGCAGCTGGGAAGTGAAGAAAGTGATGACCACTTCTGTCCTCTTTGGCTTGTTCTTCAGGGCCACTCCGGCATCAGT agAAGAGGAGTGCTCTCCTGTGGATGAGAAGGCTTTGCCCCACGTCCCCTATGTGGTACAGAGCTGTGAGATCCCTGTTAGCAACTCCAGTGGTCTGAGCCAGTACTATGTGTCTGTTCGGGCCAAGACGGAGGAGAAATTGATTGAAAGCTACAAGAACA TCAAGGTGCTGCCGCCTACAAATGTGTCAGTAACAGTGACGGAGAACGGGGAGTACGAACTGAGGTGGATAAAACACAAGTTGCGATATGGCTTCATAAAACAGAGATACGAAGTTGAGTACTGGAAAAGCAACCAATATGACAAG gCTCCCCAGAAGTTAATTATCAGCAATGATGAACCTCCCTTCATCCTCACCCTGCAGATGCTGGCATCATCTACAGCATATAGGGGGAAAATGCGTGCAAGGGTGAATACGCCTCTGGATTACAAGGGGCCTTGGAGTGAATGGAGTGAGGAGTTCACCTGGGAGACTGAGAATG TTCTTCCACCGGTGGTTCTCCCAGTGATGCTCCCAGCTCTCATCATCACTTTGCTAATAGTTGCTTATTGCAGCTATAAGTATTTCCTCAG gaagaagaaaatgtgggAGGAAAAGATTCCAAACCCCAGCAAGAGTCTCCTGATCCAGAGCTACCTGGGG aaagtaCATTTAGGAAACTGGCCAACAAGCAGCCAGCTGGATTTcaacaaatacagcttttcagaCAAGATGGATCAGGCTAGCTTCCTTCAAGTTGTGGACAG GCAGATGAAGACTTTGGAAGAGTCCCCTGAAGGGCAGCCTAAAAAGACAGATGTTTCTCCTGTCACACTGGACCTACAGAACTCATACCATGCTCTAAATGAGCCAGAGCATGCCCCAGTTGTCTGCCCAAGACAGATTGCTGGTCATTCCTTTCCTGTTTCAAGGAGAAACAGTGCTGATGCAAGTATTGCTTCCCAGACAGCaatcccttgctttgctttcaatGGTCCATACTTGTATAGCCCAATGATGTCCTCCCAGCCCAATATGCATCAGATCCTGGAAGCGGACCCAGCGGGAGACTGTAAGAAATCAGTTTCCCTTCAGTATGTGACCCTCCCAAAGGAAGACTGTCCCCAGGCTCCACAAAGGCAAAAGCAGCCAGGAGAAGGTGCTCCACAGCACTTCCTGCTCccacaacagaaggaaaagaagctgcaCCTTGAGGATGAGAATGAAGCCTCACTGGCCCCACCAGCCTGTGGGGATAGCATGAACATGCgaacagaagagcagaaatcTCCAAAGGCTCTTAGCTGTATCGTGTCTCCTCAGCAGTGTCCCTTGGAGTACATCACCACAGAGAGCCTGTCACCACCATCAGCCAGCGACTCCAGCCATCTGCCACTTGTCACTGCTGGGGAGCTACCTTGTGACTTGCAGGAGCCCCAGCCCTCCAGTGACCACTCTGGCTGTGAGCTTTTTCCTGGGCAAACTGGTGTTGTGGTCCCAGATTCAGGTCAAGCACCCATCCCTTCTCCTGAATTGCCCCTGGATACATTTGGAGACTATCTTACTGTCCCTTTAGGTCTCCAtggacattcaaaacccacaaAGGTTATTTTGCCTGTCTTAGAGAAGGGAAACGATCTTCCTAGGAAGCAGTTTTTGCCAGAGGGTAATTTGGTGGTGTTAAACCCTGACAGCACTGAGCCAGTTTTCCTTTGTCAGGTTGGTGACTATTGTTTCCAGAGCCTAAAATCCGATGTGAAGATGGATGTTAGCCAGGACGACCACCAAGTCAAGAAACTTTCTGAAGGCAAGACAACACCTGGGAAGCCTGTATCTGATGATAAATCCATCAATGGCAAGGAGAAGGATGTATCAAAAATGCAGGCTATTCAGCTATTCAAAAACCTGAAATCAGATGATTACTTTTCCTGGCAGCAATCTTTGAGGATCACAGAAATCTGTTAA